Sequence from the Bicyclus anynana chromosome 2, ilBicAnyn1.1, whole genome shotgun sequence genome:
ACCGAGATGATAAAGCAACTGTATCATCAAAATGTGACACAGTCCCCCTACAGGATCATACAGAATTGTTACCATAGATACGTGAGGAGATTTTTGATAGAATCCCTCGGAATGCTGCATCAACAAAACGTGACATGTGGTGCCACCAAAGGATTATTCTAGGAAGGTATTGATGGAATTCTCAAGtttttacagttttaataaaaaacctgTCTTTCGCGCGTTCCAGAACTATTTGTGACACATCTCGTGCAACAGACAATGACTACAGGACTACCCACCTCCCATTGCCCTGACCGAATCTAAGAGAACGAGCCAGGTACTTGCTTTTCGCGTGTTTCCCGTGCCGCCTCCTTGATTCCCTACAAGTTATCTATTCGTCACCCTTGTTTTATGTAATGCATTCTCCCCCTTCCAGGGGCTGAAACGCGATGAACTCGCTCCGTCCCCCGCGGATCCGCCACTGGCACCAACGCGTCCCGAGCTACTTCGCCTCTTATGCCATTGCCAAATAACTACAGGACAActcaccacctcccatggcccacCCAACTTCGCAGTCATACGGGCCGAATTAGtggtaggggggggggggggccggtacttgctcttcgcGTGTTCCCCTCTTCGCGCCTTCTTCACTCCCTAGAAATTCTTTTGCTCTTCGTTCTTGTCCCTGCTTTCGctttctcccccttctggggcagaAAGAAGAAACAACGCAGCTCGCCACCTCAGATCTCCGAGGACCACCGTTCCTGCCACATCTCATGCATTTCTGCCCTGATTTCTCGCCTTCGCCTGTTCCACTCCCGTTTGGGCACGGACTGGCGCGCCTTATCGAGCCAGGATTACAGCCAGCCAGCCAGGACTACAAGATAACTACAGGACAATGAGATGTAGAGCATCTTACGTGCAGCAGCGGGCGCAGTCACCACAGGCGCGGCGCCTGCAGCGTGGGGAAGCCCGCCTCGCGCGCCTTCCAGTACTCGCCCGTGAACGACCACATCTCCTCGCTGCCTTCTAGCACTTTCCTGGGGACAACAAgggaactaataaataaagctgAGTAATGCTTCCTTGAGAAATCGAGAACAGTAATTTTAAGGCTCTAGGACTTCAATGTCTCGCTAGTTCGGCTGGCCGCTCGTAACACTCACGTGAACCATGCAGGGGCGTTGTCCGGACAGTCGCGCCGCCGCTCGCGCTGCGCCTGCTCCAGCTGGTGCTTGTACTGCTCCGCCGCCTCCACGTCGCCCTCCTCCAACGCTCGCTGGTCCGGCCTAAGAGATTTGAGGGATTAGTAGGGACAATGTCCACCTGTAGGCCTAACATGTAACCCACGACATTTCTCTTGAAGACAAGTTTGACATATTATAGACCAATAACTCCGAACCAGAAATATCGTTCCTTTTCTTATTATAATTGGACgaaagagcgatatttccggttcggtCGCATTCAACGTTTTGTCTTTAcgagatttttttctttaaggcatcacaatattaaattatagatATGAAATAGAAAGGTGGCGCGTCCGTCCTCTCCAATAGGggaagtattaaataaatgccCTGCaatggcataacctagaaaaaggcacCATATCATATGTGTGAAGGCCCAAAATGTAACTTGTGACACATTTCCTATAATAAAAGtttgcagcactgattttcagtcaAGACCCAGGGAGGAGGAGATTTAGGTAGTTCCCCGTCGCACCTGAGCCGCGTGTCGGTGTGCGGCAACACGTCGCGCATGCCCGGCTCCATCTCGTTGAGCTCCATGGCGAACCGCGTGAACCCGTAGTACAGCTCGTGCTCCGGGGGCATCGCGCCTGGAAATGTTTCGCTCGTTACAATCACCCGTATCGTATGTGTCACTGATTCATTAAGGTCCATTAAAGGCCAAAGATAGTATAATTTGATGAAAACGCATTAACAGACTTGTGATTGGTGGACGCAGGTCGCGAGTGTGTACGTCGTAGTGCACGTACGTACCGGGCCTCCACAGGCAGCGCGCGGCGGGCGGGTCGCCGGCGTACAGCGCCTCGGACCAGCGGCCCGCCAGCCGCAGGCGTGTGCCGCTGCCGCCCACCGTCACCGCGCCGCGCACCTCGTGCCTGCTGCTCGACCATGAGCTAGCCTGCGAGAGAACATGTATTTTACTTTCCGATTCAAAATAACACCCACATAGCAAGTAGCAAACGTCCACgactttaataattaaacgtCCACATCCACGACTATTAATTTATCCAAAAAACGCGAAAagtcaattttaataaatcaaccAAGATAAgttcattttttttcattgaagCTCGAAGTTTACCTACAGCACAATACCAAGCAATTAGTAACATAAAGTACTTAATAATAAGGTCCTTTGTAATATCAACAATGAAATGTTATAATCAGAATCCCCACCTTAACAAAGTTGAGTTTGCAGCCGATGTCGGTCCCCTGGCACGCGATGTGCATGTCCCCGTACTGGTCCACCCAGCGCTGCCCGCCGAACAGGTTGTGCACGCACGTCGTCACCTGCACAAACGGTTATTCGTTACACAGTTAATTTAAACTGTTTTATTTGCTATTTCCTGTTAAAATCGATGAATTAATTTGACAAcacaatacacaaaaaaaaacccttaaacataacaaatttttcaataaaacattGTTGACTTCTCTAGAAAGAAAAATTCACCAGTTTCGGAGCCAATATTGGCCAAGAAtgtaagtaattatataaaaattgtgaTTAAAGTAAAGCCTTAAGTTATGTTTTACAATTTGCAGCAGCTATTagtgtaaatttaaaaattttttaaaattgacatcagaagtgggatcaccAGTACCTTGTTCCAACTATAATGGTCTCCCGTAGTCAACAACTTGACGTGGACCCTACCCGCGGGCTGGAACTCCATGGACTTGCCCCAGAACTTGGTCTTGATGCGCGCCTCCTGCCAGAACACCCAGCGCGGGGACTCCGCGTGACACGCCGATATGGGAGGGTGATGGGATACCTGTGTGAGGAACCATCATCATTTCTGCTGAAGATTTCCGTCGATTTTAATTTCTTGTgtcacaaaaatatataaaaatcacagAAAACAGGGTGACAAacagtaaaattgtaaattatcaaTTCCATTTTTTCAAGGGTCTTTGTAGAATCTGCTTTAAGAACCGGATTACTCAGTGACTGACCAAAGATGATTTTAAAAAgacttcaaatcaaatcattatatATGCAACGGTTATAATATGGGATATACTGGCCGATTGTTGTCTTTTGACATTTACTGTCAATGAACTTTATTAATTAGTTCGACAGTTTCACACTTATTTTGATCAATACCGAAATAGATGATTCCTTCAATAATCAGTACTAAAGTGTACATTTAAGGAACCTGTACGTATGTCAGTACCTGCTCGGCCACGAATCTGAACGCACGGTCGGCGCGCACGCACTCGTACGTCTCGGCCAGCAGCGGGTTGAACGGCTTGGACGCCGCGCGGTGCGCCGCAGCCGCGTACGCGCTCACCGCGAACGCCGCGACCAGCGCGCAGCGGTCCACCGCGTCCACGCTCTTGGCCGCCGCGTCCAGCAGCTCCGAGTACTCCAGCTCTTCGCATAATCTCTGGAagtgatagttattttagactTATTGCTGTAACCAGAAGAAAGTATTCAGTTTTACATTATAATCAGCCAATCCACTGCTGAAGGTAGACCATGTGTAAGAACTTACAAGAGGCTTaagaattttttgtttgtagcaAAAAGTGCTTACATAACACCCGTATCGTACAAAATTCCTTTCAATTAAGCATCCTGAAAATTCCACCCTATTACCAATAACGCCAAATATCATTGTGCCATTCGTGACATCATATTTATGTGGATTTCCGACTCATCGCTTTTCTGGCTAGATACCCTTGAGGATTTCCCCTaagaaaagaaaacaaaggGTGGGAGAGGTGGCACAAACAAACCTGCAGCATGTTGAGGGGCTCGTTGATGGTGACCGGCATGGAGATCTGGCTGAGGTCCTTGCCGATGTTTTTGTACAGCAGGTTCCACAGGCTGGGCCCGCCGGGCGACGGGCGCGGGTGCGGCAGGCGCGTGCGGCGCACCCACGTGTTGGGCCCGTTCTCGTTCAGCCGCAGCGTCGACTGCTCTGCTGTCACGAGCGACACACTCACACACGATATAGTCACTCTACTAGACCTACAGAGGTCTAGCAAGTGTCACTGACATACCTCGTGACGACAAAAAGACATATTGTATTTAACTTACGACAATATGTCAGACAACTTAAGAGAGCaataatttttccttttttttgttgtatttaatgAATAATAGATACTTTTATGTTATTGCCTTAGATCGCTATGACTACAGctcttaaattatattactatagaCTAAACTACAGTTTGACATTATATACCATCAAATCTAGTTAGTCATCTAGTTAATTTCCTAAATACATCCAGAAAtattgcaaatataaaaaaaatcaaagaaatgTGCTCTTACTGGCTGCATCTGAGTTGTCGGAGCTTGCGGAGCCGTCTTCACTGCTTAGCGATCCCGCTTCTGAGGTCGAGTCGCCGTCCAGTTCTATCACGCCTGTCTGTAATGATAATAACaaggaatttatttaaaaactaatttgtCTTGATCCAGAATTAATCTGGCAACAATCAAGATCGCTAGAGGAGGAGAGCGCTACGGAGATGCTAAGTTGATAATATAATAGAGGatgagataaatatttttgaatcttTAGTAGGAGGGCAAGTGTTTTATCCTGCCCACCTTTGCGATTTTCTTGGTATCACTAACAATATCTACAGATTTGATGTTTAAGAGTGTTTGGTAGGCTGGTTTACCTGATTCACTGGATCTACACTAAAATGTCTCCTGTATCTAGGGAATTAAATGGATGCacttgaaattcgaaaatacactttcataaaaagcatttttaaataatagagtCAAGAGCGGCTTCAAGGCAGGCAATTTTGAGAGAAACTGGAAAGATATTCAATAGAAATTCTACAGTTGAATCacaaaatcttaataaatttAGCTCAACCTATTTCGGTATttgcaatgtatttttaaaccTCGTCAAGTGCTTACTAAAGTTGTAAGATGTTCCTCACCTCGTCAGCGGTGATGATTTCGTTCTGCTTGTGGTTCTCTTCGTGCTCCTCCGCGTCAAAGAACTCCGAGGCGGAGACGCACGACGAGCTGTAGCTCAGGGAGTGTTGGAATGGACGATTCTGTTGATTATTAAGttcatattttgtatattatttgatCATAATCGTGacacaattttttctttttaatgtacTACTAATTGACGGAACAAGTTAATGACCCACAAGTACAGATCGTTAGCTGATCCTCGTGGAAGTATTACTGGCGTCAAATATCATTTTTTATACTGCTGGTTTAAGtgtcgtaggctccttaatgtgACCTCAGCGGCGTTATAGGAGGTTtttggcgagcgcagaagcattgcctgatgAGGCCCGAAGGGAGAAGTAGAAGTGATGGGCGGTACACTACTCTCTCAGGGCGTcttctctgagactcggacctcgacttCTGTTTAGCATTGCTATGTTCTGAGTTGAAGGATGGACAGTGAAATTATAGTCACATATGAGATAACACACATTCTACAATGCATTGTAGAACATGttcttaaaatgtttttgcgGCATATAGTTTTGCTATAGGTAGGTTCAGCACTGAGCACCAAGTGGGTCATAAGATCGTTCCGCCGAGTGTTGGtaactcagaccaactattgtatacgacctgcctcgctagatgttacttttctgtcaaagtatatgatcaacgatctaatgcgattataaaaactgtctctatagaatcgatgttaaatagttgtaatcttgttcgtcggttaaagagctccgtaaaaatacctttttctgtaattgaatggtgtaaaaaacggccaaaaacttctagtttagtataagatatataccaaatctaagctcgttttcctcagaaaatgacagacaattttgttcgtgaccatgatgtgcgatacaggtccttctataattggtctgagaccacTGAGCACCAAGTGGGTCATCAGATCGTTCCGCCGATTGTTGGTACTGACCGGCGCGGAGTTGTGTCCGAGCGAGGAGATCTCGGCGAGGTCGGACGTGTCGTGTATGCGGGACAGGCGCGACCGNNNNNNNNNNNNNNNNNNNNNNNNNNNNNNNNNNNNNNNNNNNNNNNNNNNNNNNNNNNNNNNNNNNNNNNNNNNNNNNNNNNNNNNNNNNNNNNNNNNNNNNNNNNNNNNNNNNNNNNNNNNNNNNNNNNNNNNNNNNNNNNNNNNNNNNNNNNNNNNNNNNNNNNNNNNNNNNNNNNNNNNNNNNNNNNNNNNNNNNNccgcgtggaatttagttattcacaaatccctcgggaaacatGAATTTTaccaggataaaaagtatgaattagctgaaatttggttcagtagttgaggcgcgaaagagtaataaacatttatatcatcaaaatcatcagttttcgcaaatctcgggaaacgaaggattttttcgggataaaaagtagcttatgtacaacacgagcagagaaggggaatgttgatcgatcgtcaaggaattccttaaccctacatccagtagtcacaagtcctggactttgcttggtgtttttctctctaccacgcgatggacccggcacccgcacggtgaatccatggaatgctaagatattcgtctcataatccagagtaaaatctatcccaacatccatacaaactttcgagtttaatattagtaggaaggatAGGATtatgcaaatattctttttagaatgaaaaaaatattggcgAATTTGAGTGTGATACAAGTCCATAGCTAAtcattgtatgtatgtatagagTCAGCGTGCGAGTGCGTGCTCACCGGAGTTCTGCTGCAGCGCGGAGGACAGGTCCGTGCGCAGCGCCGACAGCAGCGGTGCGCCCTCCGCCtcgcgcgcgcgcccgcgctCCCGCACCTGCGCACCGAGTTACCGTCGGGTGTAAGGTGACAGCACTAATGTATTCTTTGGGTTACGTTATGGAAAGTAAAAGATTTGTCCCAAAATAggcctatatctatacttaatattataaagaggtaaagtttgtaagtttgtaagtttgtcacatttttgaaatggggtaatcttcggaactactggtccgatttaaaaaattctttcaccagtagaatgctacattatcggggagtgctataggctatattttatattagtatgatatatatattcgccgagttgacacagtttttgtcacacaggtcggaccgaaaatcctctcaagcatacttattcgcatgcgctgccttaaccattgtgtaaaattgaaattaatgtatggaggctttatgtatctttaaaagttctacaaaaaagtccgcgacaccatatatctatcttctatatattagcagatatagtaccttttgtgttttaaaaattataaattttatatacttaggtttgcgtcattatttatgctacttaacttaaatccttatcaaaataaattatttaataatcacaaggatattatggagataagatttgccctttacagtatgttaattactcaaatagtttcggagataatacaaaatttctaaaagacgcagaaattccgctatatgacgcccggcgctttcatttacgtagttcccgttcccgtgtgaatatggggatcaaacatagcctataacactcgcaaataacgtagctttctattggtaaaacaatttttcaaatcggtccagtagatccagagattacctcctaaaaccacacgaactttacctctttatattattagcatagaagtctctatttctcttggtcataccaccactctcgaaggactggaccgattttgctaagggtaggagtaagatagagaagttacagggtagtgtagggtacgggtagggcagcgtaggggtagtgtaggggtagggtaggtttacgaccgggtttagggtagtggtagggtaagggtagaggtagggtagtggtagggtagaggtacgggtaggatagggaagtggtagggtaggggtaggataggcgtgagataggggtacaggtgggataggggtaggaaagggatagggtacggttagggtaggggtaggatgggggtagggtgtaggtaaggtaggggtaggatagggtagatgtagcaattggggtagggtaggggtagggttggggtagggtagggtagatgtagcggttggggtaggggtagggtagggtaggggtagtagtaaagttgacatcgaaatttacgcggacgaagtcgcgggcgtccgctagtacagtaTAAGtgttcaaaactaaaaatatctggaattgaattcatatacGGTGCAAGCTGTCAATGTCAGGTAATATTGTAGAATGTCAAAATTAcacaagttaaaataaaacattaaatcgtaaacagagaagcatgaaacaataaaaatccttaaattgctttagaaATGCCTTATTCGTACGCGACTAAGCGAAGAttactgacaatctgtcagggtgtgactTACTAGCATTATGCCATgttaaaaaatctcaattaatgttgtcagataatgaaaaaatacattttaagataaaaaaaaattttgttctgcttagttgacacgcGGAATAAAGatccagcctccatacaaaattggaaCATATCCTTTCTAAATGCTACACACAGCAGAAACGTGCAACGTATTTAGAGATACAAATGGTATATCGAAATCAGATTAACAAAAACCACAGGGTCATTGTAGGAGAGGAGATTTGGACCAACCACGCTAACCCAATACGGACTTAGGATAATGATGTTTGACACTGTAACGTGTAATCGTTAATGTTACCCCACTATCTGGTGTTGGTGATAATGAACGGTGATAATGAACGGGACCGTTGGCTTAGCGTGCTCGTTGAGACACTTGGGTATCCCTAGAAACTTCCACCAAAAAACTGAGAAAAGAAGTTGAATACTTTGTAGAGGCTGACGCAGCGCTTAGTTTAGCCGCCATGTAATGCGAGTTTACGGCGATTCTATTAGTCAGTCCTTACTTTACCGGTGTGCGCATAAGACAAATACAACAATAAAGTGAATTACAGTGAATATTAAGGACTCTTATTTCTCACCCCGCAAGGTCAACCGAATACGCTAACCATCATTGTGGATTACCAATCAACTCCTACAGTCAACATCCAACAACTTTATAACCCGACTTAAGTTAGGTTTCATTCAAAAACCACTAAATCAACCAGACAGTTTCTCAGAATCACacaaattatcatttttatgatcaatctcttttttttactaaattcaaattaaatgcTCTTCAGGCTAAGccaaaatttcttttttaacagAGAAAGACTTTAGGCTTAAGCTTACCAACGTGGCCACAACATTCTTCAGACTGCAGACGAGATCCTTAGCCAGCACGGTGAAGTCCTCCCTCAGCTGCTGGTCTGGGGTGAGGCTGCAGAGGCTCGCGGGCGCGTTGAGTGCCTCCGCGCCGGGCAGCGACTGAGGCCTCGTGGCCGCACATGCTGGAAAACATGtgacattcaaacaaacatatcTTATGTTAACCCGTAAACACCGCCGTAGCGACCGGTCGTCAAACACGGCATCATCGCGCGGATGCACGTGACAACCCGTTGACACGCTCTTTTCAATGATTAAAAACCGTATTTCGAATGACTTGGAAACTGACGCGCAGTGTTGCTCGATCCCCATATTGAATTAAAAGGGAGACAGATAAAAAGCGATTTGCATGGAGCTGTTAAAAGCTGGCAATTTGAAACGtcgtgtttggaaatccatacaAGAGGCTATGttcagtagtggacgtccatcggttaa
This genomic interval carries:
- the LOC112053008 gene encoding oxysterol-binding protein-related protein 6 (The sequence of the model RefSeq protein was modified relative to this genomic sequence to represent the inferred CDS: added 17 bases not found in genome assembly), with amino-acid sequence MSQTGLKHIATEPTRLETKRERRRGAAGRAAALRRAPSDSDCSGETASLSADSGDRSVRPAPPPPRSGKSRSRRRGSEWEVLEGLKDGQRFEKRPEVFNGYLHKKRKWPLKGWHKRFFVVDGGILVYARSPTDVARGRLHGSVDVGLSVISAKARRRRIDIDADEFIYHLRAKTPDVFRTWLNVLKTHRLYRQHLLTFGARESVPKIHAPLEDLPPTDTSSRLISPATPVRGPQAGFVSGTPGGRLAGWSIESGGPLDSVSRELGQAQLSLQQLQGYLDALELHQQAHHDTDVSLEGASPNVKKDRRKFGLRKKKSSNKCASVELAPPHMDASNSHMALSALTAPPSPGGGASSIPASAASLPIACAATRPQSLPGAEALNAPASLCSLTPDQQLREDFTVLAKDLVCSLKNVVATLVRERGRAREAEGAPLLSALRTDLSSALQQNSVCYPELRSRLSRIHDTSDLAEISSLGHNSAPNRPFQHSLSYSSSCVSASEFFDAEEHEENHKQNEIITADETGVIELDGDSTSEAGSLSSEDGSASSDNSDAATEQSTLRLNENGPNTWVRRTRLPHPRPSPGGPSLWNLLYKNIGKDLSQISMPVTINEPLNMLQRLCEELEYSELLDAAAKSVDAVDRCALVAAFAVSAYAAAAHRAASKPFNPLLAETYECVRADRAFRFVAEQVSHHPPISACHAESPRWVFWQEARIKTKFWGKSMEFQPAGRVHVKLLTTGDHYSWNKVTTCVHNLFGGQRWVDQYGDMHIACQGTDIGCKLNFVKASSWSSSRHEVRGAVTVGGSGTRLRLAGRWSEALYAGDPPAARCLWRPGAMPPEHELYYGFTRFAMELNEMEPGMRDVLPHTDTRLRPDQRALEEGDVEAAEQYKHQLEQAQRERRRDCPDNAPAWFTKVLEGSEEMWSFTGEYWKAREAGFPTLQAPRLW